The Ascaphus truei isolate aAscTru1 unplaced genomic scaffold, aAscTru1.hap1 HAP1_SCAFFOLD_1040, whole genome shotgun sequence genome window below encodes:
- the H3-4 gene encoding histone H3.1t: MARTKQTARKSTGGKAPRKQLATKAARKSAPATGGVKKPHRYRPGTVALREIRRYQKSTELLIRKLPFQRLVREIAQDFKTDLRFQSSAVMALQEASEAYLVGLFEDTNLCAIHAKRVTIMPKDIQLARRIRGERA; this comes from the coding sequence atggcccggaccaagcagaccgcccggaaatccaccggAGGGAAGGCTCCCCGTAAGCAGCTAGCGACCAAGGCTGCCAGAAAGAGCGCACCGGCCACCGGCGGAGTGAAGAAGCCTCACCGCTACCGGCCCGGTACTGTGGCTCTCAGGGAGATCCGCCGCTACCAGAAGTCCACCGAGCTGCTCATCCGCAAGCTGCCCTTCCAGCGCCTGGTCCGGGAGATCGCCCAGGACTTCAAGACTGACCTGCGCTTCCAGAGCTCGGCTGTCATGGCTCTGCAGGAGGCCAGCGAGGCTTATCTGGTGGGGCTCTTCGAGGACACCAACCTGTGCGCTATCCACGCCAAGAGGGTCACCATCATGCCCAAGGACATCCAGCTGGCCCGCAggatcagaggggagagagcttaG
- the LOC142474987 gene encoding histone H1-like, which translates to MAETAPAPPPPAESAAKKKQPKKAAGASKSRPAKSGPSASDLIVRAVSASKERSGVSLSALKKALAAGGYDVEKNNSRLKLALKGLVSKETLIQLKGSGASGSFKLNKKQLESKEKAAKKKDVGKPKKPVAKKPAKSPKKPKKAPAGVKKSPKKVKKPAAAKKPAKSPKKSKAAKPRKAVKSPAAKKAAKPKAAKSPAKAKAAKPKAAKPKRAAAPKK; encoded by the coding sequence atggccgagaccgctcctgctcctcctcctccagctgaaagcgccgccaagaagaagcagccgaaGAAAGCGGCCGGAGCCTCGAAAAGCCGCCCAGCAAAGTCCGGTCCCAGCGCGTCCGATCTGATAGTGAGAGCTGTGTCCGCCTCTAAGGAGCGCAGCGGGGTCTCCCTGTCCGCTCTGAAGAAGGCTCTGGCTGCAGGAGGCTACGATGTGGAGAAGAATAACAGCCGCCTGAAGCTGGCTCTCAAGGGCTTGGTGAGCAAGGAAACCCTGATCCAGCTGAAAGGGAGCGGAGCCTCCGGATCGTTCAAGCTGAATAAGAAGCAGctggagagcaaggagaaggcggccAAGAAAAAGGATGTGGGGAAACCCAAGAAGCCAGTGGCAAAGAAACCCGCCAAGTCCCCCAAGAAACCCAAAAAGGCTCCGGCGGGAGTGAAGAAAAGCCCCAAAAAGGTCAAGAAACCGGCGGCCGCCAAGAAGCCAGCAAAAAGCCCGAAGAAGTCTAAAGCTGCCAAGCCCAGGAAGGCTGTGAAGAGCCCGGCGGCTAAAAAGGCTGCGAAGCCAAAAGCTGCTAAGAGTCCAGCTAAGGCCAAGGCAGCCAAACCCAAAGCAGCAAAGCCCAAGAGGGCGGCAGCTCCTAAGAAGTGA